The sequence below is a genomic window from Falsibacillus albus.
CATCCTATTTATCCACGGATTGGGCTGGAGCGGAGAGGTTTGGAGTTCCGTTTCACGGAATTTGGAAGGGTATCATTTGATTGCTCCTGATTTGGCAGGCCACGGGGAATCAGGAGCTGCCGCATCCTATCACTATGATTATCTCGCTGAACAATTGCTTGGCCTTCTACAAGAACTTCAGGTTGAGAAGGCAATGTTAGTCGGCAGTTCGTGGGGAGCTGGCCTCGCCCTTAAGTTTTCCAACATGTACCCTCATGCCGTTGAGAGATTGATATTATTGGATGATGGCTATTATCCTTTTAAGGAAACGCCAGGTTTGGAATGGGAGATGATTGAGGGTGGTTCATTCCCGGAAGAGGCACTCAGCAGTTTGGATGCATACTATGAATTTATGAAATCAGACAATCCTGATTTCTGGAATGAAGATATCGAGCGTGCTGTCCGTGAACAAGTTGCAGTCGGTGCAGATGGAAGGGTGGCAATGAAATCGAAAGATGAAACGCAGCTCAATTGTCTGAAGGCATCATGGGAATTTGACCCGATGGCACCTGAAAACAAAATCACTGTTCCAGCGACATTGATCGTTGCTTTCAATGACAATGAGCCTGAGGACTTGAAACAATTCAAGAGAGAGAAAGGAACGTCTTTCTGTGAAAAGTATCAGGCTGAAAAAATTGAAATGGAGGACACCGATCATTTGATCATGTTGGATAAACCAAAAGAATTGTCACGATATATCTTAGAAAAACAACTGACAGGAAAGTAATGAAAGAGACCTTGCGGATCCATCGATACCACAATCGATGGATCCGCCTTTTCGTTTTAGCTCAAGTTAAAGTGCCACTTTTCTTAAAATAGGGAAATTATGTTAGAATGGTAGAAAAATAGAAAGAAGTGGAAATCATCGAACATATTGAAGAGCCCGTTATATCGATAAAGAATTTAAAGAAGAACTACGGAATGAATCTTGTGCTTAATGGTATTGATTTAACTGTCAACAAGGGACAGATTATTGGATATATCGGACCGAATGGCGCTGGCAAAAGTACAACTGTGAAAATCATGCTTGGGCTGGAAGAGGATTATCAGGGAGAAATCAAAATCTTTGGCGATAATATTGCCAAAGGTAATGTCGATTATAAGCGCAGGATTGGATATGTGCCAGAGATTGCAGAGCTTTATGACAATCTGACCGCACAGGAATATTTGACCTTTATTGGAGAAATGTACGGACTCGACAGAGCGGAGGCAGATGAGAAGGCGCTCAGGTTGATGAGAGTATTTGGACTTGATGAAAACTATTATTCACGCATTTCTTCTTTCTCAAAGGGGATGAAGCAAAAAGTCTTAATCATTTCAAGTCTTCTGCATAATCCTGATTTGCTATTCCTGGATGAACCGATAGGCGGCCTGGATGCAAACAGTGTGATGGTGTTCAAAGAAATATTGGCCCAGCTGGCTGCACAGGGAAAGACCATCTTTTACTCCTCGCATATTATGGAGGTCGTGGAGAAAATCAGCAGCAGGATCATTCTATTGAATGAAGGCAGAGTGATTGCCGATGGGAGCTTTGAAGAGCTTAAGTCCAAGAATAAAGAGGGAACGTTGGAGGAAATCTTCAATCAGCTGACCGGCTTTGATGAACATAAGCAACTTGCTGAAGAATTTGTAGCCATCGTTCAAGGAGGATAGAGAATGAAAGATTTTCAAACATTAAAGATTTTGGATCTATTCAAGCATCTTTTTTTAAAACTAGGCATTGACTATCCCTCGTTAAGAAAAATCCTTCAAGTAAAGCTCACATTGGATGGCAGAAGGGTTCCAACCGTTTTTAATCAGTATAAGAAGAAAACCTCGGAAAAACTCGATACAGGAAATAGTTTCATTAAGTCTCTTTGGATCTATGCACTGATGGGTTTGTTTCTTGTTCCATTTATTTTGATGAAGAATAATGAGTTTTTTCAAATGACCATTGCTTTCAGTGTGATCATTTTTATCATCATGACCTCTATGATTTCCGATTTTTCTTCGGTGCTGCTTGATATCAGGGATAAAAATATCCTGCATACAAAGCCAATCGACAAAGCCACTTTAAGTGCTGCCAGATCGATACATATCTGTATTTATCTTTTCTTCTTGACTGCTGCCGTCACTGGCATCCCGCTTATAATCGCCCTCTTCAATCAGGGCTTGGAGTTTTTTCTCTTGTTTTTGGCTGATATTCTTTTAGCCGATACATTGATTGTCGTGCTTACTGCGCTCGTTTATTTTATGATTCTTAAGTTTTTTGATGGAGAAAAACTCAAGGATATCATCAATTATGTCCAGATTGCTTTATCTATTGTGGTCATTGCCGGTTATCAATTGGCAGCCCGCTCCTTTGAGTTGGTGGATCTCCACTTTGAAATGACAGTAAAATGGTGGCAGATGTTCATTCCATCAATTTGGTTCGGTTCAACGTTTGATTTGTTATTAAATCATCATTACGATTCAAGAATTGTGATATTCAGCTTATTATCAATCATCATTCCGGCATCTGCTATCATGGGTTATATCAAGCTGATACCTTCCTTTGAACGGAACCTCCAAAAGCTGGCATATTCTGCTGGAGCAAGAAAAGCTTCAGGAAATTGGCTTCAGGATAAATTGGCCCTGATTTCTTGCAGAAACAGGGAAGAGCGTTCATTTTTTCGCTTTGCTGGAATTATGTTTAAAAATGAAAGGGATTTTAAACTTAAGGTCTATCCCTCACTCGGTTTTTCGTTCATTCTGCCATTTATTCTAATATTCAATCAATCAAGAATGAATTCTCTTGATCATATCTCATCAGGAAAAATGTATTTAACATTATATTTCAGTGTCCTAATGCTCCCGACCATCGTGTTGATGATGAGATATTCCGGAAAAGCGAAGGGGGCATGGATCTTTAAATCTTTCCCCATCCAGGACATCCAGCTCCTATTTAAAGGTACGTTGAAAGCAGCTATGGTAAAGCTGTTTCTTCCAATCTATTTACCGTTGAGTATTATCTATATTTACATCTTTGGAATCCGTATATTCCCAGATTTGTTAGTTATCTTAATAAGTGCTTGCCTCTTTATAGTAATTTGTTTTAAAGTCTTGAAGTCTCCTGTTCCATTTTCCGAGCCCTTCGAAGCAGTGCAGCAAAATGAAAGCTGGATGATCATTCCACTTCTCCTCGTCCTAGGTGTGTTCGCTGGCATTCACATGATAAGCATCCGCATTCCGTTTGGGGTCTATGGGTATTCTGTTTTCTTATTGATTGCTAATTGGTTGACTTGGAAAAATACGTTTAAAAAAGCAGCTGAAAATATTTCATCATAATTAGGGAGCCTTGCCTCACAGCACGGCTCTTTTTCATGTGGTTTTGAATAAGTTTTCCAATTAGGTCGTTCGTGGTATTCTAAAACAACAAGAAATCAGAAATGAGGAATGACGATGAGCGAAAATAATCATATTCCCTTCATTGAGCATGAACTTGCCATTTTTGTGAGAAGGGCCGAAGCCACAAGGATCGCTAATTTGAAGTATCAGGACATTGAGAGATCAACCTACCTGCTGCTCCTTCACTTAGAGGAAAATGGTCCGATGGGAATCAAGTCATTGGCCGATGCATTTCAATTGGACTTATCGACCTTAAGCAGACAGACCTCTTCATTGGAGGCAAAAGGGTATGTGAAACGAACCGCAAATCCACAGGATGCAAGGGTTAACTTACTTTCCATCACAGACATTGGCCAAGGACAATTGAGCGAAGTGCGTGAACTTAGGCAAGAATTTTATTCCCGATTGCTGATGGACTGGAATGATGAGGACCAGGAAAAGTTTGGCGAGCTGCTGCAAAAGTTCAATCAAACAGTCGTAAAATATAAAAAATCACAATAGGGTTGCAAATAATTCCAATCTATGTCACTTGAAATTCGGCTAAAAGGTTGTATAATACAACGTTGTGTCATACAAGTATATTATTTTTGAAAATAGATTGGAGTGTACATTATTAATGAAAGGATTAAAACTATTTGTACAGGATTGGAAGCATATCCTGAAGAGCAGGAAAACGATCTTGGCCATCGCCATCCTGCTTTGTATGCCGCTTCTTTATGCCGGGATGTTCATTGCAAGCTACTGGAATCCTTACGGCAACTTGGATAAGCTTCCAGTCGCGGTCGTGAATTCGGACAAAGGAGCCGTCATGGACGGTGAATCCTTGCATGTTGGGCAGGATTTAGCCGATGAGTTGAAGAAGAATTCGAATTTGGATTTTCATTTTGTAGATAAGCAGGATGGAGAAAAAGGGCTGAAAAATGGAGACTACTACATGGAGGTTTTGATTCCCGAAAACTTCTCCACAAATGTGACGACGCTCACCGAGAAAAATCCTCAGCCGGCAAAGCTGGTTTATAAAACGAACCAGGGAAACAATTTCGTAGCGAGCCAAATCAGTGCAACGGCGGTCGCTAAATTAAAGGATAAAGTAGGGGATGAAATAACAAAATCCTATACAAAGAACGTCTTCTCAAACTTAAAGACCATTTCAAATGGGTTGGCAAAAGCAGGGGACGGAGCGGAAAAGCTTCATACCGGAATGTCTGATTTGGAAGGCGGGTTTACTACTTATCAGGAAAAAATGAAAGACCTATCCGCCGGCACTCACCAGCTGTCACAGGGCATCGGTCCTTTGGCAGCTGGAGCAGAAGCGCTTCAGCAAAATATGGAGAATCTCCATGGAGGGGCTCAAACACTTGTTGGAGGGATAAGTAAATTAAATACCTCCCAAAAGCAATTGACGGACGGAGCAGAAAAAGTCGCCGGAGGCTTGAAACAGCTGGGGGCACAAATGGAAATCGCCAAGCAGGATACTGGAACGGCTGGGGATGATACAGAAAATCTCGTTAATCAGATGAAGGAATTTGTGAAAAA
It includes:
- a CDS encoding ABC transporter ATP-binding protein, with the protein product MNLVLNGIDLTVNKGQIIGYIGPNGAGKSTTVKIMLGLEEDYQGEIKIFGDNIAKGNVDYKRRIGYVPEIAELYDNLTAQEYLTFIGEMYGLDRAEADEKALRLMRVFGLDENYYSRISSFSKGMKQKVLIISSLLHNPDLLFLDEPIGGLDANSVMVFKEILAQLAAQGKTIFYSSHIMEVVEKISSRIILLNEGRVIADGSFEELKSKNKEGTLEEIFNQLTGFDEHKQLAEEFVAIVQGG
- a CDS encoding alpha/beta fold hydrolase, with translation MWNSKTVKVNETDYYVRESKSADEDGVILFIHGLGWSGEVWSSVSRNLEGYHLIAPDLAGHGESGAAASYHYDYLAEQLLGLLQELQVEKAMLVGSSWGAGLALKFSNMYPHAVERLILLDDGYYPFKETPGLEWEMIEGGSFPEEALSSLDAYYEFMKSDNPDFWNEDIERAVREQVAVGADGRVAMKSKDETQLNCLKASWEFDPMAPENKITVPATLIVAFNDNEPEDLKQFKREKGTSFCEKYQAEKIEMEDTDHLIMLDKPKELSRYILEKQLTGK
- a CDS encoding MarR family winged helix-turn-helix transcriptional regulator, translated to MSENNHIPFIEHELAIFVRRAEATRIANLKYQDIERSTYLLLLHLEENGPMGIKSLADAFQLDLSTLSRQTSSLEAKGYVKRTANPQDARVNLLSITDIGQGQLSEVRELRQEFYSRLLMDWNDEDQEKFGELLQKFNQTVVKYKKSQ